In the genome of Anabaena cylindrica PCC 7122, the window GTCCGTGCTATTACAGCAAACTATCCAGCTAGTGCAATTTACTCAACACAACGCCAAGAAATAGTTCAAAAAATTGACCAAAAACTTACCCCCCAGATAACATCTTTAGGTTTTATTGTTGACCAAGCACTTTTGAGAAATATCAAAATGCCGGATACTTTGCAAACAGCAATTCAAGAAAAACTCAAAGCAGAACAAGAAAATGAGCAAATGAAATTTGTCTTAGAAAAAGAGCGTCAAGAAGCTGAAAGGAAGCGAATTGAAGCCAAAGGTGTAGCTGATTCTCAAAAAATTATTTCTGGTGGACTTACTAATCAAGTGTTGCAATTACGCGCAATTGAAGCCACAGAAAAACTTGCTCAGTCTAATAATTCTAAAATTGTAGTTCTTGGTTCGGAAAAAGGAGGAATGCCTATTTTAATCCAGCCAGATTCAGGAACAACAAAACCGTAAAATCTTTTTAGATTTTTGCGTTTAGAGTGCAAAACCTAATGAATATTAATCGTCATTACCGAAAGTCACGCAAGGACTGTCAATTTCTACAGATGGAGTAAAGGAATTACAGAAAACCACAGCAACACAATTAATCTCAAATTCATCAGGGT includes:
- a CDS encoding prohibitin family protein: MGFIFSLLTSLIASLIYLQSSKITSTKTQIAVRGITILIGSIALLASISRLLVIVPPGNVGIVNFFGKVSDNTLDSGVHLVNPFAKVLNFSTRLKDIKENIDTTSQEGLSLNLDVSLQYRLDPQKAALVYKTIGIDEKELIISRFRSTVRAITANYPASAIYSTQRQEIVQKIDQKLTPQITSLGFIVDQALLRNIKMPDTLQTAIQEKLKAEQENEQMKFVLEKERQEAERKRIEAKGVADSQKIISGGLTNQVLQLRAIEATEKLAQSNNSKIVVLGSEKGGMPILIQPDSGTTKP